The following proteins are co-located in the Sphingobacteriia bacterium genome:
- the recR gene encoding recombination protein RecR — MNNDLEKLINLFSKLPGLGPRSARRIVLHLIKHKNKLLTPLISTMDEVLNNIQNCRVCNNLDISNPCNVCLDNRRTHTQICVVEEIGDLWAIEKGGFFDGTYHVLGGTLSAIDGIGPDQLAIDSLIRRIENEGIEEVILANNATVEGKTTAHYITERIKGFNIKISRLAYGIPVGGEIDYLDELTLSAAISSRQTVCSD, encoded by the coding sequence TTGAATAACGACCTTGAAAAGTTAATAAATTTATTTTCAAAACTGCCTGGGCTAGGACCACGTTCAGCCAGGAGAATTGTATTACATTTAATAAAGCATAAAAATAAGCTTCTTACCCCCCTTATTTCTACTATGGATGAAGTATTAAATAATATTCAAAATTGTAGAGTTTGTAATAACCTTGATATTTCTAACCCTTGTAACGTGTGCCTTGACAATAGACGTACTCATACACAAATTTGTGTAGTGGAAGAAATTGGGGATCTTTGGGCTATTGAAAAAGGAGGTTTTTTTGATGGCACATATCATGTTTTAGGTGGCACTTTATCTGCAATTGATGGTATTGGACCAGATCAACTTGCCATAGATTCTTTAATAAGAAGAATTGAAAATGAAGGAATAGAAGAAGTCATTTTAGCGAATAATGCAACGGTTGAAGGTAAAACTACTGCGCATTATATTACCGAACGAATAAAAGGATTTAATATTAAAATTTCACGCTTAGCTTATGGAATTCCAGTTGGCGGTGAAATTGATTACCTTGACGAGCTTACTTTATCTGCGGCCATTTCCTCTAGACAAACTGTATGTAGTGATTAA
- a CDS encoding CvpA family protein: protein MKLALFNSFDYFIIILVTLSVLLGIVKGFLQTFLSLLRLTLSIVTATYFSYLALPIVQRHVTNKDIAEYAAFISTFLATFIILSIIKFYIIRLLNFINKGAVDRTFGGWFGLVRGVVLSSFLYISIISFTEALQIKNHAWPYQFSINNERLPKWILGSQLNSHLFETSKNIIAVLPENWWKKIEGFLITNQAPVKETHNDFQNKLLESISQIGEQDKIKSLMDRINSASPAEKEMLMDELREFFSNEDVNKKLSYTKYKEILRLLDNIEHPKSD from the coding sequence ATGAAACTAGCGTTATTTAATTCTTTTGATTATTTTATTATTATTTTAGTAACCTTATCAGTACTTCTTGGCATTGTTAAAGGTTTCCTTCAAACTTTTTTATCTCTTTTAAGGCTTACACTTTCAATAGTTACAGCTACATATTTTTCTTACCTAGCATTACCCATTGTGCAACGTCATGTGACAAATAAAGATATCGCGGAATACGCAGCTTTTATAAGTACCTTTTTAGCTACTTTCATAATATTATCAATAATTAAATTTTATATAATACGTCTGCTTAATTTTATTAACAAAGGTGCAGTAGATAGAACCTTCGGTGGTTGGTTTGGATTGGTTAGAGGTGTTGTTTTAAGTTCATTCTTATATATTTCAATAATTAGCTTTACAGAAGCCTTACAAATTAAAAATCATGCTTGGCCTTATCAATTCAGCATTAACAATGAACGCTTACCAAAATGGATATTAGGTAGCCAATTAAATAGCCATTTATTTGAAACCTCAAAAAATATAATTGCTGTTTTACCAGAAAACTGGTGGAAGAAAATAGAAGGTTTTTTAATTACCAATCAAGCTCCTGTTAAAGAAACTCACAATGATTTTCAAAATAAACTTCTTGAATCAATATCCCAAATCGGCGAACAGGATAAAATAAAATCTTTAATGGACAGAATTAATAGCGCAAGTCCTGCAGAAAAAGAAATGTTAATGGATGAATTAAGAGAATTTTTTAGTAATGAAGATGTAAATAAAAAACTTTCATATACTAAATACAAGGAAATCCTACGTTTACTAGATAATATAGAACATCCAAAATCTGATTAA